A genomic segment from Spinacia oleracea cultivar Varoflay chromosome 3, BTI_SOV_V1, whole genome shotgun sequence encodes:
- the LOC110781002 gene encoding uncharacterized mitochondrial protein AtMg00810-like, giving the protein MKATDLEANFATTDAKNVCKMQSHEGYASWVLGSLLQQRLNCTNGYVQSDYPACSMQLNDRSSHKIAMFYCLISLEQLQALSSNENIIHDLTTHLHQTFSIKDLGLLNYFLGIEICHTTEGYILTQRKYTKEMLHDCELDISKPALTPFPLNLKLTSEGEACSIPDLYRCYVGKLNFLTHTRPDLDFVVQSLRQFMHCPKLSHIAALTHTLRYVNHTASQGILLKATDKLTLQAFSDSDWAACPSTRRSVTSYVLLLGNSPISWKSKKQSTISKSSSEAEYRAMSQAASEVTG; this is encoded by the exons ATGCGAAGAACGTCTGTAAGATGCAGAGTCATGAGGGGTATGCCTCATGGGTACTTGGG AGTCTTCTGCAGCAACGGTTGAACTGTACGAATGGATATGTGCAGAGTGATTATCCTGCATGTTCGATGCAGCTGAATGATCGAAGTTCTCATAAAATCGCGATGTTTTATTGCCTTATTAGTTTGGAGCAACTTCAAGCTCTAA GCTCTAATGAGAACATCATTCATGATCTAACGACTCATCTCCATCAAACATTCAGTATCAAGGATCTTGGTCTCCTAAATTATTTCCTTGGCATTGAAATATGTCACACAACTGAAGGATACATCCTCACTCAGAGAAAGTACACTAAGGAAATGTTACATGATTGTGAACTTGACATTTCCAAGCCTGCTCTCACACCATTtcctttgaatttgaaacttacTTCTGAAGGTGAAGCTTGTTCCATTCCTGATCTATATAGATGTTATGTTGGCAAACTCAATTTTCTTACTCATACAAGACCTGACCTAGATTTTGTTGTTCAGTCCCTCAGACAATTCATGCACTGCCCCAAACTCTCTCACATTGCTGCTCTTACTCATACTCTTAGGTATGTTAATCATACAGCAAGTCAAGGTATCTTGTTGAAAGCAACAGATAAGCTTACTTTACAAGCTTTTTCAGATTCTGATTGGGCTGCTTGCCCATCCACCAGAAGATCAGTTACTAGTTATGTTCTTCTTCTTGGTAATTCACCTATCAGCTGGAAATCTAAGAAACAATCTACCATTTCTAAGAGTTCCTCTGAGGCAGAATACAGAGCTATGTCTCAAGCTGCCAGTGAGGTTACTGGATAG